In Lepus europaeus isolate LE1 chromosome 8, mLepTim1.pri, whole genome shotgun sequence, a single genomic region encodes these proteins:
- the MAB21L2 gene encoding protein mab-21-like 2: protein MIAAQAKLVYQLNKYYTERCQARKAAIAKTIREVCKVVSDVLKEVEVQEPRFISSLSEIDARYEGLEVISPTEFEVVLYLNQMGVFNFVDDGSLPGCAVLKLSDGRKRSMSLWVEFITASGYLSARKIRSRFQTLVAQAVDKCSYRDVVKMIADTSEVKLRIRERYVVQITPAFKCTGIWPRSAAQWPMPHIPWPGPNRVAEVKAEGFNLLSKECYSLTGKQSSAESDAWVLQFGEAENRLLMGGCRNKCLSVLKTLRDRHLELPGQPLNNYHMKTLLLYECEKHPRETDWDEACLGDRLNGILLQLISCLQCRRCPHYFLPNLDLFQGKPHSALESAAKQTWRLAREILTNPKSLDKL, encoded by the coding sequence ATGATCGCCGCGCAGGCCAAGCTGGTCTACCAGCTCAATAAATACTACACCGAGCGCTGCCAGGCGCGCAAGGCGGCCATCGCCAAGACCATCCGCGAGGTCTGCAAGGTGGTCTCGGACGTGCTGAAGGAAGTGGAGGTGCAGGAGCCGCGCTTCATCAGCTCGCTGAGCGAGATCGATGCGCGCTACGAGGGGCTCGAGGTCATCTCGCCCACGGAGTTCGAGGTGGTGCTCTACCTCAACCAGATGGGCGTCTTCAACTTCGTGGACGACGGCTCGCTGCCTGGCTGCGCCGTGCTCAAGTTGAGCGACGGGCGCAAGCGGAGCATGTCCCTCTGGGTCGAGTTCATCACGGCGTCCGGCTACCTCTCTGCGCGCAAGATCCGCTCGCGCTTCCAAACGCTGGTGGCCCAGGCGGTGGACAAGTGCAGCTACCGGGACGTGGTCAAGATGATCGCGGACACCAGCGAGGTCAAGCTGCGCATCCGCGAGCGCTACGTGGTGCAGATCACGCCGGCGTTCAAGTGCACCGGGATCTGGCCTCGCAGCGCGGCGCAGTGGCCCATGCCTCACatcccctggcctggccccaaccGTGTGGCCGAGGTCAAGGCCGAAGGGTTCAACTTGCTGTCCAAGGAGTGCTACTCGCTGACCGGCAAGCAGAGCTCGGCAGAGAGCGACGCCTGGGTGCTGCAGTTCGGGGAGGCGGAGAACCGGCTGCTGATGGGCGGCTGCCGGAACAAGTGTCTGTCGGTGCTGAAGACGCTGCGGGACCGCCACCTGGAGCTGCCGGGCCAGCCGCTCAACAACTACCACATGAAGACGCTGCTGCTGTATGAGTGCGAGAAGCACCCGCGGGAAACGGACTGGGACGAGGCGTGCCTGGGCGACCGGCTCAACGGTATCCTCCTGCAGCTCatctcctgcctgcagtgccgccgcTGCCCCCACTACTTTCTGCCCAACCTCGACCTCTTCCAGGGCAAGCCCCACTCGGCCCTGGAGAGCGCTGCCAAGCAGACCTGGAGGTTGGCCAGGGAAATTCTCACCAATCCCAAAAGCCTGGACAAGCTATAG